Proteins from a single region of Argiope bruennichi chromosome 6, qqArgBrue1.1, whole genome shotgun sequence:
- the LOC129971603 gene encoding glyoxylate reductase/hydroxypyruvate reductase-like, protein MSRPKVFVTRPSVPKEGIELLKKTCDVEIYDEEKPIPREALLKGVAGKDALLCLLTDPIDKEVLDVAGPQLKVIATMSVGFDHIDIEECKKRKIAVSNTPHVSTDSVAEFTVLLMLAVGRRLFDAASAMKNGEWVYSWSPLWLCGQGLKDATVGIVGMGRIGQAVLKRLLPFGIAKALYYDVFHPIQPAEEMGAIYTPFEDLLKQSDYVVAMCNLSEETRGVFNKKAFDLMKPNAVFINTSRGGVVNQDDLYDALKSNKIRGAGLDVMVPEPLPKDHKLTTLPNIALLPHVASAEVSVRILMAEMAANNILNALDGKDLVSPVY, encoded by the exons ATGAGCCGACCAAAGGTTTTCGTTACCAGGCCAAGCGTGCCAAAAGAGGGAATAGAATTGCTAAAGAAAAC ATGTGATGTGGAAATTTACGATGAGGAGAAGCCCATCCCCCGGGAGGCTCTGCTGAAAGGAGTAGCTGGAAAAGATGCCCTTCTTTGTCTGTTAACCGACCCCATCGACAAGGAAGTTCTCGATGTAGCAG GTCCTCAGTTGAAAGTGATTGCTACCATGTCTGTCGGTTTTGATCATATTGATATTGAAGAATGCAAAAAGAg gaaaatCGCCGTAAGTAATACGCCTCACGTCTCTACAGATTCTGTTGCAGAATTCACTGTCTTGCTTATGTTAGCCGTGGGAAGGCGTCTATTTGATGCAGCATCTGCAATGAAAAA cggAGAATGGGTGTACAGTTGGAGTCCATTGTGGTTGTGCGGTCAAGGATTAAAAGATGCAACAGTAGGAATAGTTGGAATGGGAAGAATAg GTCAGGCAGTGCTGAAAAGGTTACTACCATTCGGTATTGCAAAAGCTTTGTATTACGATGTGTTTCATCCTATTCAACCCG CTGAAGAGATGGGTGCTATCTATACTCCTTTCGAGGACCTGTTGAAGCAGTCCGATTACGTAGTCGCCATGTGCAACCTTTCTGAGGAGACGCGCGGCGTATTCAACAAAAAGGCCTTCGACCTCATGAAGCCAAATGCCGTCTTCATCAACACCAGCAG AGGCGGTGTTGTGAATCAAGATGACCTCTACGATGCCCTGAAGAGCAATAAGATTAGAGGAGCTGGCTTGGATGTCATGGTACCAGAACCGCTGCCCAAAGATCATAAGTTGACAACATTGCCAAACATAG ctttgCTGCCTCATGTGGCCAGTGCTGAAGTATCCGTGCGGATTTTGATGGCGGAAATGGCAGCAAATAACATTCTTAACGCCTTAGACGGCAAAGATTTAGTCAGTCCTGTCTACTAA